A DNA window from Arachis duranensis cultivar V14167 chromosome 3, aradu.V14167.gnm2.J7QH, whole genome shotgun sequence contains the following coding sequences:
- the LOC107478806 gene encoding pentatricopeptide repeat-containing protein At2g03880, mitochondrial, with protein sequence MEYATVSYGLCNLHSFQFLSLPILQVQIFSHKPPQNPFNIFSTVSSAQQRSGTTPKRDPSGRNHRSVPQTEKNIEMKPSNVGSKQRLKRYSSLLGNCALRGALNEGKAIHGHQIKTGVDPDSHFWVSLINLYAKCDYSSYACQALDEMPEQDVVSWTALIQGFVAQGNGRQGVDLFCEMRKKGISPNEFTVATCLKACSMCRDVSFGKQVHAEVIKEGLSSDVFIASALVNLYAKCSEIDLADKVFFCMPEQNEVLWNVLINGHAQVGDGKGAFRLFCEMINSEVEFSEFTLSSVLKGCTNSGQLRDGQLVHCLAIKSGFEIDKFMCSSLVDIYSKCDMVDDALRLFYMITDHDVVSWSAMIACLEKQGHSSEAIKLFYLMRHTGIEPNQFTFSSVVSAAAELGDLLFGESIHACIFKFGFESDVSVSNALIGMYIKNGCVDDGYRVFEAMTGPDLVSWNTLLSGFHDYGYAESGSNVFCQMLVEGFRPNMYTFISILRSCSDLLDIKFGKQVHAQILKNSLDGNEYVGKALLDMYLKFRYMEESYIVFAKLINRDVFTWTVMITGFAQTEQEEKAIKFLNSMQQEGVRPNEFTIAGCLGGCSRITATESGRQLHSMALKSGLQPDMFVSGALVDMYAKCGCIEDAEAIFKGLVWRDKVLWNTMICGFSLHGQGYKALQTFQKMKDEGNLPDDVTFIGVLSACSHMGLVEEGKQHFNSMSNVYGVTPRDEHYAGMVDILSRAGRFVEVESFVEEMKLTSNALVWENVLGACAKHGNVKFGERAAKRLFELKCETDSTYILLSNTFASKGRWTEAKRIRALMSSHGVKKEPGCSWVEINNKVHVFVSDGGHPHIREIHLKLEELGESLRLIGYVPQMEHVLHDVPDTEKEEHLNHHSEKLALAFALMSNSHKKTIRIFKNLRICRNCHNFMKHVSRITTQEIVIRDTNRFHSFKDGSCSCQDYW encoded by the coding sequence ATGGAATACGCAACTGTGTCCTATGGATTGTGCAACCTACACagttttcagtttctctccctACCCATTCTCCAAGTTCAAATCTTTTCACATAAACCACCGCAAAACCCCTTCAACATTTTTTCCACAGTTAGTTCAGCTCAACAGAGGTCAGGGACAACACCTAAAAGAGACCCTAGTGGTAGAAATCATCGCTCAGTGCCTCAAACGGAGAAGAACATTGAGATGAAACCGTCAAACGTGGGTAGCAAGCAGAGGCTTAAACGATATTCTTCCTTGTTGGGTAATTGTGCTTTGAGAGGAGCTTTGAATGAGGGAAAAGCCATTCATGGTCACCAGATAAAAACTGGGGTGGACCCTGATTCTCACTTTTGGGTTTCACTCATCAACTTGTATGCAAAATGTGACTACTCCAGTTATGCATGCCAGGCGCTTGATGAAATGCCTGAACAAGATGTCGTGTCCTGGACTGCATTAATTCAGGGATTTGTAGCTCAGGGAAATGGCAGGCAGGGTGTTGATTTGTTTTGTGAGATGAGAAAGAAAGGGATCAGTCCGAATGAATTCACGGTTGCCACTTGTTTGAAAGCTTGTTCTATGTGCCGGGATGTTAGTTTTGGGAAACAGGTTCATGCTGAAGTGATTAAGGAGGGTTTATCATCTGATGTGTTTATTGCATCTGCATTAGTTAATCTATATGCGAAATGTAGTGAAATCGACCTTGCTGATAAGGTGTTCTTTTGCATGCCTGAGCAGAATGAAGTATTGTGGAATGTGTTGATTAATGGTCATGCTCAAGTGGGTGATGGGAAAGGAGCATTTAGATTATTTTGTGAAATGATAAATTCAGAAGTAGAATTCAGTGAATTTACCTTGTCCAGTGTACTTAAGGGTTGCACAAATTCAGGACAATTAAGAGACGGCCAACTTGTGCATTGTTTGGCAATCAAAAGTGGTTTTGAAATAGACAAATTCATGTGTTCCAGTCTTGTAGACATATATTCAAAGTGTGATATGGTAGATGATGCACTAAGACTTTTTTATATGATCACAGACCATGATGTAGTTTCGTGGAGTGCAATGATCGCTTGCCTTGAAAAGCAAGGTCATAGCAGTGAAGCAATTAAGCTATTTTACTTGATGAGACATACTGGAATTGAACCAAACCAATTTACCTTTTCAAGTGTTGTTAGTGCTGCTGCTGAATTGGGTGACTTGCTTTTTGGAGAAAGCATCCATGCTTGTATTTTCAAATTTGGGTTTGAATCAGATGTCTCTGTAAGTAATGCCCTTATCGGGATGTACATTAAAAATGGTTGTGTGGATGATGGTTATCGAGTGTTTGAGGCGATGACAGGGCCAGATCTTGTTTCTTGGAATACTCTATTGTCAGGATTTCATGACTATGGTTACGCTGAATCAGGATCAAATGTTTTCTGCCAGATGCTTGTCGAAGGATTTAGGCCAAATATGTATACATTTATTAGCATTTTAAGGTCTTGCTCTGATCTCTTAGACATAAAGTTCGGAAAGCAAGTTCATGCTCAAATTCTGAAAAACAGTCTTGATGGAAATGAATATGTTGGGAAAGCCCTTTTGGACATGTATCTCAAATTTAGATATATGGAAGAATCATATATAGTTTTTGCTAAGTTGATCAATAGGGATGTCTTCACATGGACAGTAATGATCACTGGTTTTGCTCAAACTGAGCAAGAAGAGAAGGCTATCAAATTCTTAAATTCAATGCAGCAAGAAGGAGTAAGGCCCAATGAGTTCACTATTGCTGGCTGTTTAGGTGGTTGTTCCCGAATAACTGCTACTGAAAGTGGAAGGCAACTTCACTCTATGGCACTTAAAAGTGGACTTCAGCCTGATATGTTTGTTTCCGGTGCACTTGTCGATATGTATGCAAAATGTGGCTGCATAGAAGATGCTGAGGCTATTTTTAAGGGACTGGTTTGGCGTGATAAAGTCCTATGGAACACTATGATATGTGGATTCTCTCTGCATGGTCAGGGTTATAAGGCCCTACAGACCTTTCAGAAAATGAAAGATGAGGGCAACTTACCCGATGATGTTACCTTTATAGGTGTCCTTTCTGCATGCAGCCACATGGGTCTTGTTGAAGAAGGGAAACAACACTTCAACTCCATGAGCAATGTTTATGGTGTCACTCCTAGAGATGAGCATTATGCTGGTATGGTTGACATTCTTAGCCGTGCAGGAAGATTCGTAGAGGTTGAAAGTTTTGTCGAAGAGATGAAGCTCACGTCTAATGCATTGGTCTGGGAGAATGTTCTGGGCGCATGTGCAAAGCATGGGAATGTCAAATTTGGTGAAAGAGCAGCAAAAAGGCTATTTGAGCTCAAATGCGAGACAGACTCAACTTACATATTACTTTCAAATACTTTTGCTAGCAAAGGTAGGTGGACAGAGGCCAAAAGAATAAGGGCCTTGATGTCCAGCCATGGTGTGAAAAAGGAACCTGGTTGTAGCTGGGTAGAAATAAACAATAAAGTACATGTCTTTGTGTCGGATGGGGGACATCCTCACATCAGGGAAATCCATTTGAAATTGGAGGAGCTTGGTGAAAGTCTGAGATTGATTGGTTATGTACCACAAATGGAACATGTGCTTCATGATGTTCCAGACACAGAGAAAGAAGAACATCTTAATCACCATAGTGAGAAGTTGGCTCTTGCCTTTGCCCTTATGAGCAATAGCCATAAGAAAACAATACGAATCTTCAAAAACCTGCGTATCTGTCGCAATTGCCATAATTTTATGAAGCATGTCTCAAGGATCACAACTCAAGAAATAGTTATTCGTGACACTAACCGGTTCCACAGCTTCAAGGATGGATCGTGTTCCTGTCAAGATTATTGGTGA